In one window of Anaerolineales bacterium DNA:
- the moaA gene encoding GTP 3',8-cyclase MoaA, with translation DSLSRPLRDLRISVTDRCNFRCVYCMPREIFGRDYQFLDRSELLTFEEITRLARVLAGLGVSKVRLTGGEPLVRRDIEQLVAMLAEIPGLDLTMTTNGSLLPRQAAGLRRAGLQRVTVSLDSLDDRIFTAMNDVDFPVARVLEGIRAAAEAGLAPIKVNMVVKRGANVDSLLPMAEYFRGTGHILRFIEYMDVGQTNGWRLDDVVPAAEIVRLIDGRYPLEPLEARYRGEVARRWRYRDGQGEIGVIASVTQAFCRDCSRARLSAEGQLFTCLFAIKGHDLRALLRQGASDADLAEHIRRIWTVRADRYSEIRSSETAGLPRVEMSYIGG, from the coding sequence CGACAGCCTCTCCCGCCCCCTACGCGACCTGCGCATCTCGGTCACCGACCGCTGCAATTTTCGCTGCGTCTATTGCATGCCGCGCGAGATCTTCGGGCGCGACTACCAGTTCCTGGATCGCTCAGAGCTTCTGACGTTCGAGGAGATCACCCGCCTGGCCCGGGTGTTGGCCGGTTTGGGGGTGTCCAAGGTCCGCCTGACCGGCGGTGAGCCGCTGGTCCGACGGGATATCGAGCAACTCGTGGCGATGCTGGCCGAGATCCCGGGGCTGGATCTGACCATGACCACCAACGGCTCGCTGCTGCCTCGCCAGGCAGCCGGGCTGCGGCGCGCCGGCCTGCAGCGGGTGACCGTCAGCCTGGACTCGCTGGATGACCGCATCTTCACCGCCATGAACGATGTTGACTTCCCGGTGGCGCGTGTGCTGGAGGGGATCCGGGCAGCGGCCGAGGCTGGCCTGGCGCCGATCAAGGTCAACATGGTAGTCAAGCGCGGCGCGAACGTAGACAGCCTGCTTCCGATGGCGGAGTACTTTCGCGGCACCGGGCACATCTTGCGCTTCATCGAGTATATGGACGTTGGCCAGACCAATGGCTGGCGCCTGGACGATGTCGTCCCGGCGGCGGAGATCGTGCGCCTAATCGACGGCCGCTACCCGCTCGAGCCGCTGGAGGCGCGCTACCGAGGTGAGGTCGCCCGACGCTGGCGCTACCGCGATGGGCAGGGCGAGATCGGGGTGATCGCCTCGGTCACCCAGGCCTTCTGCCGCGACTGCTCCCGGGCACGACTGTCGGCGGAGGGCCAGCTGTTCACCTGCCTATTCGCCATCAAGGGGCATGATCTGCGAGCCCTGCTACGGCAGGGCGCCAGCGACGCCGACCTGGCGGAGCACATCCGTAGGATCTGGACCGTCCGGGCCGACCGCTACTCCGAGATTCGCTCGTCGGAGACCGCCGGGCTGCCCCGGGTCGAGATGTCGTACATCGGCGGCTGA